The window GCGCGCTGGCCGCCGGCGCGTCCACGACGGTGTCGGCGAACATCGGCACCCGCGACGCCGGCAGCTACCAGCTGACGGCGAAGGTCGACGAGGCCAACACCGTCATCGAGCAGAACGAGGCCAACAACTCCTACACGAGCACGACGCCGCTGGTCGTCAGCCCGGTGCAGAGCTCCGACCTCGTCGCGGCGACCGCGTGGTCGCCGACCAACCCGTCCGCGGGCAACGCGGTCACGTTGACCACGACCCTGCGCAACCAGGGCACGGTGGCGAGCGCGGGCGGCGCCCACGGCGTCACGGTGACGATCGCCGACCAGAACGGCACCGTCGTCAAGACGCTCAGCGGTTCCTACTCCGGCACCATCGCCCCGGGCGCCACCGCGCCGCCGGTGACCGTCGGCACCTGGACCGCGGCCAACGGCCGGTACACGGTCAAGACCGTCGTCGACGCCGACGCGAACGAGCTGCCGGTCAAGCAGGCCAACAACACGAGCACGCAGGCGCTGTTCGTCGGCCGGGGCGCGAACATGCCCTACGACATGTACGAAGCCGAAGACGGCGTGGTCGCGGGCGGCGCGTCGGTGATCGGGCCGAACCGGACGATCGGCGACCTCGCGGGCGAGGCATCGGGCCGCAAGGCCGTGACGCTGAACTCGACCGGCTCGTCGGTGGAGTTCACCACCCGCGCGTCGACGAACACGCTGGTCACCCGGTTCTCCATCCCGGACTCCGCGGGCGGCGGCGGGATCACCTCGACGCTGAACGTCTACGTCGACGGCACGTTCCTCAAGGCCATCGACCTGACCTCGCACTACGCGTGGCTCTACGGCGCCGAAACCGGCCCCGGCAACTCGCCGGGCACCGGGCCGCGCCACGTCTACGACGAGGCCAGCACGCTGCTCGGCACGACCGTGCCCGCCGGGCACAAGATCAAGCTGCAGAAGGACGCGGCCAACAGCACGAACTACGCGATCGACTTCGTGAACTTCGAGCAGGCGACCGCGCAGGCGAACCCGGACCCGGCGCACTTCGCCGTCCCCGCCGGGTTCACGCAGCAGGACGTGCAGAACGCCCTCGACAAGGTCCGGCAGGACGCCACGCTCACCGGCGTCTACCTGCCGGCCGGGAGCTACTCGATGTCGAGCAAGCTGAACGTCTACGGCAAGGCCGTGACGGTCACCGGCGCCGGGCCGTGGTTCACGAAGTTCTCCGCGCCGTCCGGCCAGGAGAACACCGACATCGGCATCGACGTGCAGTCGACCGCGAACGGCTCGACGTTCAGCGGGTTCGCCGTGTTCGGGAACTACACGTCCCGCATCGACGGCCCCGGAAAGGTGTTCAACCTGACGAACGTCGCGAACCTGACGATCGACAACATCTGGGTCGAGCACCAGGTCGTCATGGTCTGGGGCACCAACGTGGACAACACGACGATCAAGAACTCCCGGATCCGCGACACCTTCGCCGACGGGATCAACCTCACGAACGGGAGCACCGGCAACCACGTCGTCAACAACGAGGCCCGGTCCACCGGGGACGACAGCTTCGCGCTGTTCGCCGCGACGGACATCAACCAGGGCAACCAGTACGACAACGTGTTCGAGAACCTGACCGCGCTCACCCCGTGGCGCGCGGCCGGACTGGCGGTGTACGGCGGGTACAGCAACACCTTCCGGAACCTCTACATCGCGGACACGCTGACGTACTCGGCGATCACGATCAGCTCGCTCGACTTCGGCTACCCGTTCCTCGGGTTCGGGCCGCAGCCGACGACGGTCCAGAACGCTTCGCTCGTCCGGGACGGTGGCCACTTCTGGGGCCAGCAGACGTTCCCGGCGATCTGGATGTTCTCCGCGTCCAAGGAGTTCCGCGGAATCCGGGTGTCCGATGTGGACATCCAGAGCCCGACCTACAGCGGGATCATGTTCCAGACGAAGTACGACGGCACCACGCCGGAGCACCCCGTCGAGGACACCGTGCTGACGAACGTGTCGATCACCGGTGCCCACCGCAGCGGTGACGCCTTCGACGCCAAGTCGGGGATCGGGATCTGGGCCAACGAGCTGCCGGAACCGGGCCAGGGCCCGGCCGTCGGCTCGGCGACCTTCACCGGGCTCACGCTGAGCGACAACGACCAGGACATCCGCAACACGACGTCCACCTTCACCATCGTCCGCAACTGAGCGATCGGCCCAGGTGCCCGCCGGGAAGCCGTTTCCCGGCGGGCACCGCCGTGCCAGGATGGCGGTGATCGCGGACGGAGGTGGGCTCGTGCGGATCCTGGTCACCGGTGGCACCGGGCAGCTCGGCAGGCCGGTCGTCGAACGCCTGCGCGCGGCGGGGGAGGAGGTCCGCGTGCTCAGCCGCACGGCGGGCCCGGACGTCGTCCCCGGCGACCTGCGGACCGGGCGCGGCATCGACAGCGCGGTGGCCGGGGCCGACGTCGTCGTCCACTGCGCCACCGACTTCTTCGGGCGGGAAGAGCTGCTGGCCCGCACGCTCGTCGAGGCGGCACGGTGGTCCGGTGGCCCGCACCTGGTCTACGTCTCGATCGTCGGCGTCGACCGCGTCCCGCTCGGCTACTACCGAGCCAGGCACGAAACCGAGCAGGTCATCGCGTCCTCGGGCCTGCCGTACACGATCCAGCGGGCGACGCAGTTCCACGCGCTGGTCCGGACGCTGCTCGCCGGCGCGACCCGGCTCCCGGTGGTGCCCGTGCCGCGGGTCTCGTTCCAGCCGGTCGACGTCCGGGACGTCGCTCGGCGGCTCGCGGACCTCGCGCTGGCCGAACCGGCCGGCCGCGCCGACGACTTCGGCGGCCCCGAGATCCTCACGGCGGCCGAGCTGACCCAGGCGGTCCTCGAAGTGAGCGGCCGGCGGCGAAAGCTCGTGCCGGTGACCGTGCCGGGCGAGACGTTCCGCGCTTACGCCGGTGGCGGGCACCTTGCGCCGGATCACCTCGACGGCGAGATCACCTTCGCCCGGTACCTGGCCGGGCAGCCCGACGCGGGCGTCCTGCGCTACCGGGAGCGCTAGGTCCGGGGCGTCAGCGGCTCCGGGCGCGCTGCCTACGTCCACGACCGGCTGGCCGAAAGCCTGTGCCGCACCACTGCTGACGTATCGTATCTAATCGGAATAATTACGAAGAATCTTGACCTAGGATCCGCATAGGTCATATGTTTGGCGGGTTGCACGCCGGTCCCGCCTTCAACGCCGAACGGATCCGACATGGCGAACCCCGCCCTCCCGCCCTCGCGTCGCACCTTCCTCAAGCTCGGCGGCGCGGTCGGCGCCGGAATCGCCCTCAGTGGCGCTCGTCCTTTCACCGCAAGCGCAGACGTCGTCCGCCCGGCTGACGCGGACCTGATTCCGGACAGCCGGGCGACGACGCTGTGGTACCCCGCGCCCGCGGCGGAGGACAAGATCATCGAACAGGGTCTGCCGATCGGCAATGGTCGGATCGGTGCCCTGGTCGGTGGTGACCCGGCCGCCGACTTCCTCTACCTCGCCGACGCGTCACTGTGGACCGGCGGCGCCAACGACGTCCTCGAGGACGACGGCCAGTTCCCTTACGAGCGCGAGAAGTTCGGCACCCTCGGACTGCTGGCGAAGGTGCGGATCTCCGTGCCCGCGCACACCGGCGTGACGGACTACCGCCGCACGCTCGACCTCAGCAACGGCGTCGTCGTGATCACCTACCGGCACAGCGGAGTGCGGTACCGCCGCGAGTACTTCGCGAGCCACCCCGACGACGTCGTGGTGATCCGGCTCAGCGGCGGGCCGGTCACCGGCTCGGTCTCGCTGGAGCCCACCCGCGGCGAGGCGACGGCGGGCCCGGCGGCGTTCGCCGGCACGTTCGACAACGGCCTGAAATACGCGTGCGCCGCGGCCGGTGGCGTGACTTTCAGCGGGAGTCGCGAAGTCGTCATCGTCCTCAGCGGCGGGACGAACTACGTGCCCGACGCGGCCCGGAAGTTCCTCGACGCATCGCTCGACCCGCTGGCGCTCGCGAAGCAGAAGGCGTCGAAGGCCCTGCGGGCCGGCGGCGGCGCGCTGCTCGCCACCCACGTCGCCGACTACCGGCGGCTCTACGACCGGATGACCGTCGACCTGGGACAGTCGCCGCCGGCGAAGCGGGCGCTGGACACGTGGTCGCGGCTGCTGGCCCGGCACGCCGACCCGGCGAC of the Amycolatopsis sp. NBC_01488 genome contains:
- a CDS encoding CARDB domain-containing protein, producing MRTKRLLSHAATYAALSLLLAAPAVAASAAPAAPAASPAVQPAAQAATATYTASSQLAGYPVTNVGDGKQDTYWESTNNQFPQWVQADLGAPTDVAQLVLKLPAANWGARTETFSVQGSTDGTSFSDLKPSAGYVFDPAKANTVTVDVTGKPRFVRLNVSANTGWPAAQLSEFEVHGPAGGDTQPPSAPGNLAYTQPASGQIRLTWSASTDNTGVTGYDVYANGQLRGSVAGTVLTYTDNQPDGTTVSYFVRAKDAAGNQSPNSATVTRTGTQSGTNLALGKPITASSAQFTFVATNANDDSLTTYWEGGGGTYPNLLTVALGANADVDHVTVKLNPDPAWGPRTQTIAVEGREQSSTAFTTLSAAQTYSFDPNSGNTVTIPLSGRVADVRLRVTANSGAGGGQAAEFQVFGVPAPNPDLTVSGVSWSPQNPVETDAITASATVRNAGTAASGATNVNLYLGTTKVGTANVGALAAGASTTVSANIGTRDAGSYQLTAKVDEANTVIEQNEANNSYTSTTPLVVSPVQSSDLVAATAWSPTNPSAGNAVTLTTTLRNQGTVASAGGAHGVTVTIADQNGTVVKTLSGSYSGTIAPGATAPPVTVGTWTAANGRYTVKTVVDADANELPVKQANNTSTQALFVGRGANMPYDMYEAEDGVVAGGASVIGPNRTIGDLAGEASGRKAVTLNSTGSSVEFTTRASTNTLVTRFSIPDSAGGGGITSTLNVYVDGTFLKAIDLTSHYAWLYGAETGPGNSPGTGPRHVYDEASTLLGTTVPAGHKIKLQKDAANSTNYAIDFVNFEQATAQANPDPAHFAVPAGFTQQDVQNALDKVRQDATLTGVYLPAGSYSMSSKLNVYGKAVTVTGAGPWFTKFSAPSGQENTDIGIDVQSTANGSTFSGFAVFGNYTSRIDGPGKVFNLTNVANLTIDNIWVEHQVVMVWGTNVDNTTIKNSRIRDTFADGINLTNGSTGNHVVNNEARSTGDDSFALFAATDINQGNQYDNVFENLTALTPWRAAGLAVYGGYSNTFRNLYIADTLTYSAITISSLDFGYPFLGFGPQPTTVQNASLVRDGGHFWGQQTFPAIWMFSASKEFRGIRVSDVDIQSPTYSGIMFQTKYDGTTPEHPVEDTVLTNVSITGAHRSGDAFDAKSGIGIWANELPEPGQGPAVGSATFTGLTLSDNDQDIRNTTSTFTIVRN
- a CDS encoding SDR family oxidoreductase, which translates into the protein MAVIADGGGLVRILVTGGTGQLGRPVVERLRAAGEEVRVLSRTAGPDVVPGDLRTGRGIDSAVAGADVVVHCATDFFGREELLARTLVEAARWSGGPHLVYVSIVGVDRVPLGYYRARHETEQVIASSGLPYTIQRATQFHALVRTLLAGATRLPVVPVPRVSFQPVDVRDVARRLADLALAEPAGRADDFGGPEILTAAELTQAVLEVSGRRRKLVPVTVPGETFRAYAGGGHLAPDHLDGEITFARYLAGQPDAGVLRYRER